From one Catellatospora sp. IY07-71 genomic stretch:
- the ndk gene encoding nucleoside-diphosphate kinase has protein sequence MAERSLVLIKPDAVRRGLVGEIIGRFERKGLALDALVLRTMDADLADAHYAEHVEKPFYPPLKDFMTSGPLVAAIVSGDQAVAVIRALVGATDGRVAAAGTIRGDLSLSNRENLVHASDSTESAEREIKLWFPELS, from the coding sequence GTGGCGGAACGTTCGCTCGTGCTGATCAAGCCGGATGCGGTGCGCCGCGGCCTGGTCGGGGAGATCATCGGCCGTTTCGAACGCAAGGGGCTGGCCCTGGACGCGCTCGTGCTGCGCACGATGGACGCCGATCTCGCCGACGCGCACTACGCCGAGCACGTCGAGAAGCCGTTCTACCCGCCGCTGAAGGACTTCATGACCTCGGGCCCGCTGGTGGCCGCGATCGTCTCCGGCGACCAGGCCGTCGCGGTGATCCGCGCCCTGGTCGGCGCGACCGACGGCCGGGTCGCGGCCGCGGGCACCATCCGCGGCGACCTGTCCCTGTCCAACCGGGAGAACCTGGTGCACGCCTCCGACTCGACCGAGTCGGCGGAGCGCGAGATCAAGCTCTGGTTCCCGGAACTGTCGTAG
- a CDS encoding PASTA domain-containing protein, translating into MSDPDDNPYSGSTPPPADDKGKDKDKDGEYQPAHGADDKDKDDDKGGRKRWLLLLLLLLLILLLLLCGGFAYMKWWQKSEPDPAASPSVAATASAAVPASPSAATDPSAAASPTAAASPSAAASPTAAPSPEPALLTVPNVVGKKAEDAEKILAAAGFTNVRFVGDDGKELTLLVSWKVVKQSVKAGSKVAADTEIVLTNESVSNGKG; encoded by the coding sequence GTGTCAGACCCCGACGACAACCCCTATTCCGGCTCGACGCCCCCGCCCGCCGACGACAAGGGCAAGGACAAGGACAAGGACGGCGAGTACCAGCCGGCACACGGCGCGGACGACAAGGACAAGGACGACGACAAGGGCGGCCGCAAGCGCTGGCTGCTCCTGCTGCTGCTCCTGCTCCTGATCCTCCTGCTGCTGCTGTGCGGTGGGTTCGCCTACATGAAGTGGTGGCAGAAGAGCGAGCCGGACCCGGCCGCGTCGCCGTCCGTGGCGGCCACCGCCTCCGCTGCCGTCCCGGCCAGCCCGAGCGCCGCCACCGACCCGAGCGCCGCCGCGAGCCCGACGGCCGCGGCCAGCCCCAGTGCCGCCGCGTCGCCGACGGCCGCGCCGAGCCCCGAGCCGGCGCTGCTGACCGTGCCCAACGTGGTCGGCAAGAAGGCCGAGGACGCCGAGAAGATCCTGGCCGCCGCGGGCTTCACCAACGTGAGGTTCGTCGGCGACGACGGCAAGGAGCTGACGCTGCTGGTCAGCTGGAAGGTCGTCAAGCAGTCGGTGAAGGCGGGCAGCAAGGTCGCCGCCGACACCGAGATCGTGCTCACCAACGAGTCGGTCAGCAACGGCAAGGGCTGA
- a CDS encoding valine--tRNA ligase gives MSQPPREARATQSAELAAAYTPGEVEQRRYAQWVSAGHFNADAKSDKPPFAIVIPPPNVTGSLHVGHALDHTIQDSLIRRKRMQGFEALWLPGMDHAGIATQNVVERKLAAEGLSRHDLGREQFVDRVWQWKAESGGAILGQMKRLGDSVDWSRERFTMDEGLSRAVQTIFKKLYDDDLIYRAERIINWCPRCLTALSDIEVEHTDDEGELVSIRYSDEIVVATTRAETMLGDTAVAVHPDDERYRHLIGTEVELPLTGRRIPIVGDAHVDPAFGTGCVKVTPAHDPNDFEIGQRHSLPSITMMDERAIITVHGPFQGLDRYEARPAVVAALRELGLIVAEKRPYVHAVGHCSRCKTTVEPRLSLQWFVNTGPLAKAAGDAVRDGRTRIEPAELSKRYFAWVDNMHDWCISRQLWWGHRIPVWYGPDGEVVCVGPDDEIPTGEGWRQDEDVLDTWFSSALWPFSTLGWPEQTADLSKFYPTSVLVTGYDILFFWVARMMMFGLYAMDGRQPFDVVALHGMVRDQYGKKMSKSFGNVVDPLDWIDRFGADATRFTLARGANPGSDVPVSEEWCQGSRNFCNKLWNATRFALINGAHTDGELPAELSSIDRWILSRLQHTIAEVDEHFEAYEFAKVCDSLFHFAWDDVCDWYVELAKPVLTGTDAAAADRTRRVLGHVLDQLLRLLHPVIPFVTDELWCALTKAEGDTSVTVAAWPVADPALIDDGAETELETLQRVVTEVRRFRADQGLKPGQRVAAALDGLAGAGIAAHEPLMRFLARLDAPGDGFSATGTIAVAGGVTVSLDTRGSIDVAAERARLTKDRAAAEKEIAQATAKLGNEGFLAKAPEQVVGKLRERLATAEADLTRIDAALAQLG, from the coding sequence CTGAGCCAGCCGCCGCGCGAAGCGCGCGCCACGCAGTCCGCCGAACTCGCCGCCGCATACACGCCGGGCGAGGTAGAGCAGCGGCGGTATGCGCAGTGGGTATCCGCCGGTCACTTCAACGCCGACGCGAAGAGCGACAAGCCGCCGTTCGCCATCGTGATCCCGCCGCCGAACGTGACGGGTTCGCTGCACGTGGGCCACGCGCTGGACCACACCATTCAGGACTCGCTGATCCGGCGTAAGCGGATGCAGGGCTTCGAGGCGCTGTGGCTGCCGGGCATGGACCACGCCGGCATCGCGACGCAGAACGTGGTGGAGCGCAAGCTCGCCGCCGAGGGTCTGTCGCGTCACGACCTGGGCCGCGAGCAGTTCGTGGACCGGGTCTGGCAGTGGAAGGCGGAGTCGGGCGGGGCGATCCTGGGGCAGATGAAGCGCCTGGGCGACTCGGTGGACTGGTCGCGTGAGCGTTTCACGATGGACGAGGGCCTGTCCCGGGCCGTGCAGACCATCTTCAAGAAGCTGTACGACGACGACCTGATCTACCGCGCCGAGCGCATCATCAACTGGTGCCCGCGCTGCCTGACCGCGCTGAGCGACATCGAGGTCGAGCACACCGACGACGAGGGCGAGCTGGTCTCGATCCGCTACTCCGACGAGATCGTGGTCGCCACCACCCGCGCGGAGACGATGCTGGGCGACACCGCGGTGGCGGTGCACCCGGACGACGAGCGGTACAGGCACCTCATCGGCACCGAGGTGGAGCTGCCGCTGACCGGCCGGCGCATCCCGATCGTGGGCGACGCGCACGTGGACCCGGCGTTCGGCACCGGCTGCGTGAAGGTGACCCCGGCGCACGACCCGAACGACTTCGAGATCGGCCAGCGGCACAGCCTGCCGTCCATCACGATGATGGACGAGCGCGCGATCATCACGGTGCACGGGCCGTTCCAGGGCCTGGACCGCTACGAGGCGCGTCCCGCCGTGGTCGCCGCGCTGCGCGAGCTCGGGCTGATCGTGGCGGAGAAGCGGCCGTACGTGCACGCGGTGGGGCACTGCTCGCGCTGCAAGACGACGGTGGAGCCGCGGCTGTCGCTGCAGTGGTTCGTCAACACCGGCCCGCTGGCCAAGGCCGCCGGGGACGCGGTGCGCGACGGGCGCACCCGGATCGAGCCGGCCGAGCTGTCCAAGCGTTACTTCGCCTGGGTGGACAACATGCACGACTGGTGCATCTCGCGCCAGCTGTGGTGGGGGCACCGGATCCCGGTCTGGTACGGCCCGGACGGCGAGGTCGTCTGCGTCGGCCCCGACGACGAGATCCCGACCGGCGAGGGCTGGCGCCAGGACGAGGACGTGCTGGACACGTGGTTCTCGTCGGCGCTGTGGCCGTTCTCGACGCTGGGCTGGCCGGAGCAGACCGCCGACCTGTCGAAGTTCTACCCGACCAGCGTGCTGGTGACCGGCTACGACATCCTGTTCTTCTGGGTCGCCCGGATGATGATGTTCGGCCTGTACGCGATGGACGGCAGGCAGCCCTTCGACGTCGTGGCGCTGCACGGCATGGTGCGCGACCAGTACGGCAAGAAGATGAGCAAGTCGTTCGGCAACGTGGTCGACCCGCTGGACTGGATCGACCGCTTCGGCGCCGACGCGACCCGGTTCACCCTGGCCCGCGGCGCGAACCCGGGTTCGGACGTGCCGGTCAGCGAGGAGTGGTGCCAGGGCTCGCGCAACTTCTGCAACAAGCTCTGGAACGCGACCCGGTTCGCCCTGATCAACGGCGCGCACACCGACGGCGAGCTGCCGGCGGAGCTGTCGTCGATCGACCGCTGGATCCTGTCCCGCCTGCAGCACACCATCGCCGAGGTCGACGAGCACTTCGAGGCGTACGAGTTCGCGAAGGTCTGCGACAGCCTGTTCCACTTCGCCTGGGACGACGTCTGCGACTGGTACGTGGAGCTGGCCAAGCCGGTGCTGACCGGCACCGACGCGGCCGCCGCGGACCGCACCCGCCGGGTGCTCGGGCACGTGCTGGACCAGCTGCTGCGCCTGCTGCACCCGGTCATCCCGTTCGTCACCGACGAGCTGTGGTGCGCGCTGACGAAGGCCGAGGGTGACACGTCGGTGACGGTCGCCGCCTGGCCGGTCGCGGACCCGGCGCTGATCGACGATGGGGCCGAGACGGAGCTGGAGACGCTGCAGCGGGTCGTCACCGAGGTGCGCCGGTTCCGCGCCGACCAGGGCCTCAAGCCGGGGCAGCGGGTGGCCGCGGCGCTGGACGGGCTGGCCGGTGCGGGCATCGCCGCGCACGAGCCGCTGATGCGCTTCCTGGCGCGCCTGGACGCGCCCGGGGACGGTTTCAGTGCGACGGGGACCATCGCGGTCGCCGGCGGCGTGACGGTCTCCCTGGACACCCGGGGCAGCATCGACGTGGCCGCCGAGCGGGCCCGCCTGACCAAGGACCGGGCCGCCGCGGAGAAGGAGATCGCGCAGGCCACGGCGAAGCTGGGCAACGAGGGCTTCCTGGCCAAGGCGCCCGAGCAGGTGGTGGGCAAGCTGCGCGAGCGGCTGGCCACGGCCGAGGCCGACCTGACCCGCATCGACGCGGCGCTCGCGCAGCTAGGGTGA
- a CDS encoding SWIM zinc finger family protein has protein sequence MSVATYSYARSSALTAGGLDLQTSGGCGTHPRFFDGFMTTPQTVALGLLAVAEVARARYYQRTDWASLDPVVTGSDDMLRFESFSGCCGVYARMDVLPSGLDGERPEHGTTNVDVNVPLQLALARVGGLDPLHLAVGPQDLTVSTMDGTVVERKVPLPGRWLRGFAQVHAITAGMEPRLRVDAAQAADFLRRLPKDRGTLWVVPAGRGLRLTSRPVPGAVCLTGTDRLGALRALVRHAGTLTVYGPAVRPGSGPVASVWELATPTLRLSLTLSPEPYRGFSGEGAVLASLAADDVADAADRISEVLAQAPTLDADALAVATGLVPEQVRSGLALLGTAGRVGYDAAEATYFHRVMPFPAAAEKLNPRLAGARALVEAGAVTVTADVAVVRGTGATYQVRLAEGAPAGCTCPWWAKHRGDRGPCRHQLAVTLTGAAS, from the coding sequence ATGTCGGTAGCCACCTATTCGTACGCGAGGTCCTCCGCGCTCACCGCGGGGGGCCTCGATCTGCAGACGTCCGGCGGGTGCGGGACGCATCCCCGGTTCTTCGACGGCTTCATGACCACGCCGCAGACGGTCGCGCTCGGCCTGCTGGCCGTCGCCGAGGTCGCCCGGGCGCGCTACTACCAGCGCACCGACTGGGCCAGCCTGGACCCCGTGGTCACCGGCAGCGACGACATGCTGCGCTTCGAGTCGTTCAGCGGCTGCTGCGGCGTGTACGCGCGGATGGACGTGCTTCCGTCCGGTCTGGACGGTGAGCGGCCGGAGCACGGCACCACCAATGTGGACGTCAACGTGCCGCTGCAGCTCGCGCTGGCCCGGGTCGGCGGGCTCGACCCGCTGCACCTGGCGGTCGGCCCGCAGGACCTCACCGTGTCCACGATGGACGGCACCGTGGTCGAGCGCAAGGTGCCGCTGCCCGGCCGCTGGCTGCGCGGCTTCGCCCAGGTGCACGCGATCACCGCGGGCATGGAGCCGCGGCTGCGGGTCGACGCCGCGCAGGCCGCGGACTTCCTGCGCCGGCTGCCGAAGGACCGCGGCACGCTGTGGGTGGTGCCCGCCGGGCGCGGCCTGCGGCTGACCTCCCGCCCGGTGCCCGGCGCGGTCTGCCTCACCGGCACCGACCGGCTCGGCGCGCTGCGCGCGCTGGTGCGGCACGCGGGCACGCTGACCGTGTACGGCCCGGCCGTGCGCCCCGGCAGCGGCCCGGTCGCCTCGGTCTGGGAGCTGGCCACCCCGACGCTGCGGCTGTCGCTGACCCTGTCGCCCGAGCCGTACCGGGGCTTCTCCGGCGAGGGCGCGGTGCTGGCCTCGCTGGCCGCCGACGACGTCGCCGACGCCGCCGACCGGATCAGCGAGGTCCTGGCGCAGGCGCCGACCCTCGACGCCGACGCGCTGGCCGTGGCCACCGGCCTGGTCCCCGAGCAGGTCCGCTCAGGGCTGGCGCTGCTCGGCACGGCCGGCCGGGTCGGCTACGACGCGGCCGAGGCGACGTACTTCCACCGCGTGATGCCGTTCCCCGCCGCCGCGGAGAAGCTCAACCCGCGCCTGGCCGGGGCGCGGGCCCTGGTCGAGGCGGGCGCGGTCACCGTCACCGCGGACGTGGCGGTGGTACGCGGCACCGGCGCGACCTACCAGGTGCGCCTGGCCGAGGGGGCGCCCGCCGGGTGCACCTGCCCCTGGTGGGCCAAGCACCGCGGCGATCGCGGCCCCTGCCGCCACCAGCTCGCGGTGACCCTCACCGGAGCGGCGTCGTGA
- a CDS encoding VOC family protein: MARLGRKPVRPGRVTTAVCLGALGLFVISMAAGLGSWPLGAVGAAMVVVGVALLTTASMLGADKAYVAGTVHVVKVSEPPLSVEYGRCEMQVLVDAPGHPGQTVVMNDPRVPVLKWPDAGDTLPALVSVADARRIRIQWDRVATHGERFEQAYEDDLFHDPDADYDDDPHYADGHDDHGLGHPGDDTYAGYRDDDPIDLDAVRVDDPLPRRPSPSPHRRPSPTPPRDEPAQVAVLEGELYSADMPSPRTPMDAESPDFDSINLIDFAGVPEPAAPLVSDTITRQVPLPDPAAAPLAAPAAAPAAVADPVAPANRLDDVLVAAPPARPAVAGSIQGVGITLLVTDLARSRAFYHDLLGFYEVDGGQGNVVLASGDTRLVLRTAQELTPVNRRHIHLNLEVGDVDAVYQELKVRGVKFTYAPRVVNHGERLELWAASFRDPDGHGIAIIEWKAR, encoded by the coding sequence TTGGCACGGTTGGGGCGTAAACCGGTCCGGCCCGGCCGGGTGACCACCGCCGTGTGCCTCGGCGCGCTGGGTCTGTTCGTCATCTCGATGGCCGCCGGGCTGGGCAGCTGGCCGCTGGGCGCGGTCGGCGCGGCCATGGTCGTGGTCGGCGTCGCCCTGCTCACCACCGCCTCGATGCTCGGCGCCGACAAGGCGTACGTGGCCGGCACGGTGCACGTGGTCAAGGTGTCCGAGCCGCCGCTGAGCGTCGAGTACGGCCGCTGCGAGATGCAGGTGCTGGTGGACGCGCCGGGACACCCCGGCCAGACCGTGGTCATGAACGACCCCCGGGTGCCGGTGCTGAAGTGGCCGGACGCCGGTGACACGCTGCCCGCCCTGGTCTCCGTCGCCGACGCGCGGCGCATCAGGATCCAGTGGGACCGGGTGGCCACCCACGGCGAGCGCTTCGAGCAGGCGTACGAGGACGACCTGTTCCACGACCCCGACGCGGACTACGACGACGACCCGCACTACGCGGACGGCCACGACGACCACGGCCTCGGGCACCCCGGCGACGACACCTACGCCGGCTACCGCGACGACGACCCGATCGACCTCGACGCGGTGCGCGTGGACGATCCGCTGCCCCGGCGGCCGAGCCCGAGCCCGCACCGGCGGCCCTCCCCCACGCCCCCGCGGGACGAGCCCGCGCAGGTCGCGGTGCTGGAGGGGGAGCTGTACAGCGCCGACATGCCGTCGCCGCGCACCCCGATGGACGCGGAGTCGCCCGACTTCGACTCGATCAACCTGATCGACTTCGCGGGCGTGCCGGAGCCGGCCGCGCCGCTGGTGTCGGACACGATCACCCGCCAGGTGCCGCTGCCCGACCCGGCGGCGGCCCCGCTGGCGGCCCCGGCGGCCGCGCCCGCGGCGGTGGCCGACCCGGTCGCGCCCGCCAACCGGCTCGACGACGTGCTGGTCGCCGCGCCCCCGGCCCGGCCCGCCGTGGCCGGCTCCATCCAGGGCGTCGGCATCACCCTGCTGGTCACCGACCTGGCCCGGTCCCGCGCCTTCTACCACGACCTGCTCGGCTTCTACGAGGTCGACGGCGGGCAGGGCAACGTCGTGCTCGCCTCCGGCGACACCCGGCTGGTGCTGCGTACGGCGCAGGAGCTGACCCCGGTCAACCGCCGCCACATCCACCTGAACCTGGAGGTCGGCGACGTCGACGCGGTCTACCAGGAGCTGAAGGTGCGCGGCGTGAAGTTCACCTACGCCCCGCGCGTGGTCAACCACGGCGAGCGCCTGGAGCTGTGGGCCGCCTCGTTCCGTGACCCCGACGGCCACGGCATCGCCATCATCGAGTGGAAGGCCCGGTGA
- a CDS encoding folylpolyglutamate synthase/dihydrofolate synthase family protein, translating into MVFDLGRIEELLDVLGSPQRAYPSIHLTGTNGKTSTARMIDSLLRAHGLHTGRYTSPHLETVRERISLDGQPVDEERFAAVYREVGPVAELLDARNDEPLTYFDMTTALAFATFADAPVDVAVVEVGLGGAEDATNVLQAGVAVITPIGLDHTEWLGDTIEDIALAKSGIVHEGATLICAAQPEEAMEPILERCAEVGATIAREGSEFGVVERNLALGGQVLTLQGLGGVYDEIFLPLHGAHQAQNAAVALAAVEAFLGAGKHRQLEVDLVREGFATASSPGRLERVRSAPTVLVDAAHNPHGMAATVQALTEEFAFRRLVAVVGVLGDKDVTGVLEQLEPVADEIVCTRNSSPRALPAEQLGELARDVFGEDRVHVHTELPDAIEAAVALAEQDVDAGISGVGVLITGSVVTVADARKMLQR; encoded by the coding sequence ATGGTGTTCGACCTGGGGCGCATCGAGGAGCTGCTCGACGTGCTGGGCAGCCCGCAGCGGGCGTACCCGTCGATCCACCTGACCGGCACCAACGGCAAGACCTCGACGGCCCGGATGATCGACAGCCTGCTGCGCGCGCACGGCCTGCACACCGGCCGCTACACCAGCCCGCACCTGGAGACGGTGCGCGAGCGGATCAGCCTGGACGGGCAGCCGGTCGACGAGGAGCGGTTCGCCGCGGTGTACCGAGAGGTGGGGCCGGTCGCGGAGCTGCTGGACGCGCGCAACGACGAGCCGCTGACCTACTTCGACATGACCACGGCGCTGGCGTTCGCGACGTTCGCGGACGCGCCGGTGGACGTGGCCGTGGTCGAGGTGGGCCTGGGCGGCGCGGAGGACGCCACCAACGTGCTCCAGGCGGGCGTCGCGGTGATCACCCCGATCGGGCTGGACCACACCGAGTGGCTCGGCGACACGATCGAGGACATCGCGCTGGCCAAGTCCGGCATCGTGCACGAGGGCGCCACGCTCATCTGCGCCGCGCAGCCGGAGGAGGCGATGGAGCCGATCCTGGAGCGCTGCGCCGAGGTCGGTGCGACCATCGCCCGCGAGGGCAGCGAGTTCGGCGTGGTCGAGCGCAACCTTGCCCTCGGCGGGCAGGTGCTGACGCTGCAGGGCCTGGGCGGGGTGTACGACGAGATCTTCCTCCCGCTGCACGGCGCGCACCAGGCGCAGAACGCGGCGGTGGCGCTGGCCGCGGTGGAGGCGTTCCTCGGCGCGGGCAAGCACCGGCAGCTGGAGGTGGACCTGGTGCGGGAGGGCTTCGCCACGGCGAGCTCGCCGGGCCGGCTGGAGCGGGTGCGCAGCGCGCCGACCGTGCTGGTCGACGCGGCGCACAACCCGCACGGCATGGCCGCCACGGTGCAGGCGCTGACCGAGGAGTTCGCGTTCCGGCGGCTGGTCGCGGTGGTCGGCGTGCTGGGCGACAAGGACGTGACCGGGGTGCTGGAGCAGCTGGAGCCGGTGGCCGACGAGATCGTCTGCACGCGTAACTCCTCGCCGCGGGCGCTGCCCGCCGAGCAGCTCGGCGAGCTGGCCCGGGACGTGTTCGGCGAGGACCGGGTGCACGTGCACACCGAGCTGCCGGACGCGATCGAGGCCGCGGTGGCCCTGGCCGAGCAGGATGTCGACGCCGGCATCAGCGGCGTCGGCGTGCTGATCACCGGCTCCGTCGTCACGGTGGCGGACGCGCGCAAAATGCTGCAACGATGA
- a CDS encoding DUF4233 domain-containing protein: MSRNGNPSEAAAGAAPEGPAGHGPGEAPERDVHLSLGGKPSGLRNPTRAVRGLGAGALVMEALVLLLALLPIWVLRPPGGSMLAMTLALVAVVVCVALSATLRHPWGWWAVSVFQVVLIALGFVHWAFAVVGVIFGLVWVYVLYARRTITGPSTR; encoded by the coding sequence GTGAGCAGGAACGGCAACCCGAGTGAGGCGGCGGCCGGCGCGGCGCCGGAGGGCCCGGCGGGCCACGGCCCGGGTGAGGCGCCGGAGCGCGACGTACACCTGAGCCTGGGCGGCAAGCCGAGCGGGCTGCGCAACCCGACCCGCGCGGTGCGCGGGCTGGGCGCGGGCGCGCTGGTGATGGAGGCGCTGGTGCTGCTGCTGGCGCTGCTGCCGATCTGGGTGCTGCGGCCGCCGGGCGGCAGCATGCTGGCGATGACCCTGGCGCTGGTCGCGGTGGTGGTCTGCGTCGCGCTGTCGGCCACGCTGCGCCACCCGTGGGGCTGGTGGGCGGTGTCGGTGTTCCAGGTCGTGCTGATCGCGCTGGGCTTCGTGCACTGGGCGTTCGCCGTGGTCGGCGTGATCTTCGGGCTGGTCTGGGTGTACGTCCTCTACGCCCGCCGCACGATCACCGGGCCTTCCACTCGATGA
- a CDS encoding DUF5937 family protein gives MLRIELDEATLSRTRIAISPLWETACALSLLGKPAPAPWPYTAWAGNARRVLDGRPDDDPLRLYVNIGGGFPDCLLPVPSANATIADELARIRDTPADLALAQYAAHFPDGVPEPHRPFVTDPRAAFARVADSLAAFWREAMAPYWPAMRTALEEEVLHRARLLAAEGPDALLSDLHERVTWQRPVLTLHKLRDFTVRATDKRLLLVPVLFSHGMLACSTDDPEVIAVTYAARGNAVLAGGAGHTARESDSDRLALLLGRGRTTILRSLTVPATTAGLAATLGLAPSTVSEHLSVLVEAGVAHRHRVGRQVLYGLEPAGLALVSLVSPG, from the coding sequence GTGCTGCGGATCGAACTCGATGAGGCGACCCTGTCCCGCACCCGCATCGCGATCTCCCCGCTCTGGGAGACCGCCTGCGCCCTCTCCCTGCTCGGCAAACCCGCGCCCGCGCCGTGGCCCTACACCGCCTGGGCCGGCAACGCGCGCCGGGTGCTGGACGGCCGGCCCGACGACGACCCGTTGCGCCTCTACGTGAACATCGGCGGGGGCTTCCCCGACTGCCTGCTGCCGGTGCCGTCCGCCAACGCCACCATCGCCGACGAGCTGGCACGGATCCGCGACACACCGGCGGACCTCGCGCTGGCGCAGTACGCCGCCCACTTCCCGGACGGCGTGCCGGAGCCGCACCGGCCGTTCGTCACCGATCCCCGGGCGGCGTTCGCCCGGGTCGCCGACAGCCTGGCCGCGTTCTGGCGCGAGGCGATGGCGCCGTACTGGCCCGCCATGCGTACCGCGCTGGAGGAGGAGGTGCTGCACCGGGCCCGCCTGCTGGCCGCCGAGGGGCCCGACGCGCTGCTGTCCGATCTGCACGAACGGGTCACCTGGCAGCGCCCGGTGCTCACGCTCCACAAGCTCCGCGACTTCACGGTGCGGGCGACCGACAAGCGGCTGCTGCTGGTGCCGGTGCTGTTCTCCCACGGCATGCTCGCCTGCAGCACGGACGACCCCGAGGTCATCGCGGTGACGTACGCGGCGCGCGGAAACGCGGTGCTGGCCGGTGGCGCCGGACACACCGCGCGGGAATCCGACAGTGATCGGCTGGCGCTGCTGCTGGGCCGGGGGCGCACCACGATCCTGCGCTCGCTGACCGTGCCCGCCACCACCGCGGGCCTCGCCGCGACCCTCGGGCTGGCCCCGAGCACCGTGTCCGAACACTTGTCCGTGCTGGTGGAAGCCGGTGTGGCGCACCGGCACCGGGTCGGCCGGCAGGTGCTCTACGGGCTGGAGCCGGCCGGGCTGGCCCTGGTGTCCCTGGTCTCGCCGGGCTGA